The segment CGGGCGCGCCGCGTGGAACCTCGTCACCTCCGGCACGGATTTCGAGGCTGCCAATTTCGGCCTCCCCGAGCAGGTCGGACACCATGAGCGTTATGCGCGGGCGCGTGAATATGTCGATGTCGTGCGCAAACTTTGGGACAGCTTCGAAGACGACGCGTTCATCTTCGATCAGGCGGCCGGCAAATATTTCGACCCCGCCAAGCTCCACGTCGCCGATCACAAGGGCGAACATTATTCGGTTCGCGGCCCGCTGGCCGTTGGGCGTCCGCCGCAAGGCTATCCCGTACTCGTGCAGGCAGGTTCCTCCGACGACGGGCAGGAGCTTGCCGCCGCCACGGCGGAGGTCGTGTTCACTGCGCAGCAGACACTGGCGGACGCCCAGGCGTTCTACAAAGGCTTGAAGGAACGCGCTGCCCGCTATGGCCGCGCCCCGGGCAGCATTCTCGTCTTCCCCGGCATTCAGCCGATCATCGGACGGACGCAGCAAGAGGCGGAAGACAAGTTAGGTCAGTTGCAGTCACTTCTCGATCCGGTGCTCAGCATTGGCCTCTTGTCTGCTTTTCTAAACCGGGATCTGTCGACTTATCCGATCGACGGCCCGTTGCCCAACCTGCTTTCGACGGAAGGTTGGCAGAGCCGGCAGCAGCTCTTCGTCGATCTCGCGCGGCGTGAGAACCTCAGCATTCGCCAACTGGCGCTCAGGATTGCCGGCGGTCGCGGCCACAAAACTCTGATCGGGACGCCGCAATCGATCGCCGACACGCTCGAGGAATGGTTCACGCAAGGCGCGGCGGACGGATTCAATATTCTCCCGCCCGTATTCCCGTTCGGACTTGGGGAATTCACCGATCTGGTAATTCCCGAATTGCGCCGTCGCGGTCTGTTCCGCACGGAGTATGAAGGAAAGACGTTGCGCGAAAATCTCGGTCTGACGCGCCCGCTCAACTCTTATACGAAGAATGCGGACGGTACGGTCGCCGCTTGAATCCGGTAACGACGTCATTGCGAGTTCCTGAGGCGAAGCAATTCTATCTTTCGATTGCTTCACTGCTCGTGACGCATGATTGCCGGTCGTGACTCTAAGGCAGAGCAGGGCGATAGCGACGTGAATGCGTTGACCAAAGAGGACCAGAGGCCGATTCCGGCGAGTGCGATTGCCGCGGTCAAACCCGCGGCCACTGTGCCGAGCGCACGGCGGCGGCCGCGTTTCCTCAGCCTGGGTGTGCTGACACGTTATCTCTCGCCCGTGTTGCTGATCGTCGTGTGGCAGGTCGCCTGCAGCACAGGATTGCTTTCCACGCGCCTCATGGCCTCGCCGGTGCAAATCATCGCCGAGGCCTGGTCGCTGACGCTGGACGGCACGCTGCCCTCCAATCTGGGCGTCTCGCTCGGCCGTGCCGGCGCGGGGCTGGCCATCGCCATTCTTGCAGGAGTCAGTCTCGCGCTTATCGCCGGCCTGTCGCGGATCGGTGAGGATGTCATAGATGCGCCGTTACAGATTATGCGGACGCTGCCGGCGCTGGCGCTGGTGCCGCTCTTCATCCTTTGGTTCGGAATCGGCGAGGCTCCGAAAATCATCATGGTGGCGCTCGGTTCGACCTTTCCGATCTACCTTAATCTTCACAAAGGCATCCGGTCGATCGATCCGAAACTGCTGGAAATGGCGTGCACGCTCGGCCTGACGCGCGTGCAAACCATCCGCGAAGTCATTCTGCCCGGCGCGCTGCCGGATTTTCTCGTCGGCCTGCGCTTTGCCGTCGGCATCTCCTGGCTCATGCTCGTCGTGGCCGAACAGGTGAATGCCGACAGCGGCATCGGCCACATGATGATCGATGCCGAGGATTTCATGCGCACGGATATCATCCTCGTCGGCCTTCTCGTCTATGGACTGCTCGGGCTCGTCTCCGACCAGATCGTACGCCAGCTCGAAAGCGCGCTGCTTTCGTGGCGCCCGTCCAACCGGCCGAGCCGTTCCAGATGAGCGCCCCGCGCTGGGCCGGGTCCGCGGCAGGCGAGAATGCCGCCGTCGTCATCGCCGGATTGACAAAGCGCTTCGGCGAAACGCCTGCGGTGCTCGACCGGCTCGATCTTGCTATCGGCAAGGGGGAGTTTGTCGCTTTGCTGGGCCACAGCGGTTCGGGCAAATCGACTCTCGTCCGCACTCTGGCGAAGCTCGATCCCGTGGTCG is part of the Methylovirgula ligni genome and harbors:
- a CDS encoding ABC transporter permease → MNALTKEDQRPIPASAIAAVKPAATVPSARRRPRFLSLGVLTRYLSPVLLIVVWQVACSTGLLSTRLMASPVQIIAEAWSLTLDGTLPSNLGVSLGRAGAGLAIAILAGVSLALIAGLSRIGEDVIDAPLQIMRTLPALALVPLFILWFGIGEAPKIIMVALGSTFPIYLNLHKGIRSIDPKLLEMACTLGLTRVQTIREVILPGALPDFLVGLRFAVGISWLMLVVAEQVNADSGIGHMMIDAEDFMRTDIILVGLLVYGLLGLVSDQIVRQLESALLSWRPSNRPSRSR
- a CDS encoding LLM class flavin-dependent oxidoreductase, producing the protein MQSVGHHLAAWRHPDVDPRNAISLDHFKNLARIAERGKFDAIFFADGLGLPPAPAALLAKGAPIHYFDPLLLQAVLSTVTERIGLAATVSTSYLPPFHLARKFAALDHLSNGRAAWNLVTSGTDFEAANFGLPEQVGHHERYARAREYVDVVRKLWDSFEDDAFIFDQAAGKYFDPAKLHVADHKGEHYSVRGPLAVGRPPQGYPVLVQAGSSDDGQELAAATAEVVFTAQQTLADAQAFYKGLKERAARYGRAPGSILVFPGIQPIIGRTQQEAEDKLGQLQSLLDPVLSIGLLSAFLNRDLSTYPIDGPLPNLLSTEGWQSRQQLFVDLARRENLSIRQLALRIAGGRGHKTLIGTPQSIADTLEEWFTQGAADGFNILPPVFPFGLGEFTDLVIPELRRRGLFRTEYEGKTLRENLGLTRPLNSYTKNADGTVAA